A region of the Miscanthus floridulus cultivar M001 unplaced genomic scaffold, ASM1932011v1 os_2471, whole genome shotgun sequence genome:
AAAAGCTCTACCGATATAAGAGAATGGCTTTTGAAGCCAAAACCAAAGCAAAAGTAGTGAAGCTGAAGTTATGTTTTGGTCAGAAGCCTAATAAACCCCCAAAAATGTGACTTCACTGTTTTCAGAGAAGCTCAAGTCCTGTCAGAGTCCTTACGTCATCATGTCAAAAACTCGAAATGTTATACATCTCCGGACGTGTATATCGTCTCCATCCACTGGCATACGCCTTTTTCTCCGTCTTCGGACGTTGTCAGCGTTCTTGTTTGTTATCTAGCTGCTATTAGTTGGTTCCGAGTTCAGATAGCTAGTGAGGTATTTTCTCAATCTCAAAATAAGTGTACATCACGTTTTCGAGGAGTGAACTTTTTTTTAGGTTGACCAAATACATACAaataagtattaatatttattgtGTGtataataagtattattagattgagCGTGgaattactctcataataaattcATTTTGAGATGATACAAATGTTAACACTATTTACCTAGTTAAATTTATAGAGTTTTGAAATACAAATGTTATCACTATTTTCTGTTACTTATTTTGGGACATAAGAAGTATTTATTAACTAGTTGTTCAGCTAATAATTAAGTTACTTATTAGCTAGGTCCTTTAGATCTATTCTTACATAATTTTTAGCGACTCCTCCCTcgattttaaattataaaatgttttaacttttttttagatacatcatttttactatgtatctaaatataGTGTATATATAAGTGTATAACAAAACTTGTGCATCTAAAAAGACCAAAACATCTTACTTCCTCCGTTCCCAAAAATAAATTAAATTTCCTAAAACCTGTGCCAGTCAaattatcttaagtttgactaacttgaCAGGAAAGAGTAGTAACATATATACCATAAAATAggcatattatgaaaatatattctatgatctatgtaatgatactaatttgatgttataaatcttGACTAGTTTTTCTATAAATTCAATCAGAGTTTAAAAAGTTTGATTTAAGATAACTATAGGAATCTATTTATTtagagacggagggagtagaatTTAAAATCGATGGAGTAACTATTAGTTATTAGCTACTCCGTATTAGATATGTATCTCTCATAGCTAAAAAAGACTAAAGAGCGAGACGAAATTTTGCCTCACCTTCCTCTGCCGGCCCGTGCGATCCCATGTCCGCGAAGGAAAGCTGCCGGTCGCGTGCCATCCAAAAAAACGCGAAGGAAAGCACGCCTGTGCCATCACGCCAATCACGCTCCCACGTCCGACCCTCAACCCGGTAACAGTCCAATCCCACGCTCACCCCTCGCCGCCAATCACGCTTCGCGTCGTCCCTCACGAAAGTCCCACGAACACCACGCGCCGCCAGTCACGCGACGACGCTGGCCACGATCCTCTCACCCACCAAATCCTCGACCGCTGAGCGGCCGCGGTCACCGCCATCATGGCCAGCGCCGCTCCGGCGCCAAGGACGCCGAGCTGTCGTCGGTCTGCCCACCCTGTGATCCCACGATGCCTCACCTCGCTCGCTCGCAACCTTGAAATCGCGACATCACATCGCGACAGGGCAATGGTCCAGCGCTACCCCACGCCCAGGTCTCCGCCGCCAGCTAGGCGCTCGTCGTTGGTCTCCATCACATCGCGCTCCGGCAGCAGCTCATCCAAGCGACACACCCAGGCCGAGGCGGCTACTCCCTCCCCTCACCGACGCCTCGATCTTGGGGTCCGGTGCCCTGATCCGGCAGACATGCGTCCTAGGCGAGGCGAAAGCCAAACAACAGAACCAGGGTATATGTTGTCTCTCCCCGCCTCCACTCTTTTTGATTTCACCATACTGATTTGGTTCGTATCTAAGGTTCCAGCCGTAATGGTTGTTGCTGCTGGAGTGCTGCTCCCATCCTCTTGCCGAAGTGGTAAGTGAGTGACGATTAATCAGCCGTAATGATTTGGACAATGATCTCTGTGCAAGGAGGGCCTTTTCCTGTTGTGAGATTGTCATTCGATTAATTTGTTGCTCAATTAAATTAGTTTCACTCAAGGGGATCAAAAAAGGCAGAGGCATCACTACCAGCTACTACACACAAAAAAATCCGACagaaggaacaccacatgaaaatTCCTACAGAAGGAACACCGTATGCACGGTGAGTTTCCTGATCTGCTCCATAACATTCAGGTCTTGCCATACCAGAGAATGGTCTCATGTTTTAGGTGATTTGGATTATGAGGAGTTTCTATAAATGTGGCTTGGCATGGGTAACCAGAAACTGAATGCATCCAGGATGACGAGCCGTGCGCCGCGTACTTTACTTGAGTTATTCAGATTCTGTTCAATTGAGTGAAGAGCTGGTTGCATCATCTATTTATCGACACCAATTTAGTGTGATCACCTTATAGTACACTTGAATAGACCGGTTGGCTTTCTTTAGTAACTTTTGATGCTCAGATATCCCTGGAATTGTGTGCTTAGTTTCTTTCGACCTTAGGTTGTTGCAAATTACTTAGTTCTGAAAATTTGGTTGATAATTGTTCTGCACAGATGATTGGAGAAGTGGCCAAAGAACGCAACTTTTCTAAGGCTTGCTGGCGAAGGAGATTGGAATCATCAGTTTCAGGTTATTGCTTTACTCAGGAAACTGAATGCATCCAGGATGACGAGCCGTGTGCCGCCTACTTTACTTGAGTTATTCAGATTCTGTTCAATTGAGTGAAGAGTTGGTTGCATCATCTATTTGTCGGCACCAATTTAGTGTGATCACCTTATAGTACACTTGAATAGACCGGTTGGCTTTCTTTAGTAACTTTTGATACTCGGATATCCCTGGAATTGTGTTCTTAGTTTCTTTCTGACCTTAGGTTATTGCAAATTACTTAGTTCTGAAAATTTGGTTGGTAATTGTTCTGCAGAGATGGTTGGAGAAGTGGCCAAAGAAGGCAACTTTTCTAAGGCTTGCTGGCGAAGGAGATTGGAATCATCAGTTTCAGGCTGTAGCTTTACTCAGGATTTCTCCTTTTCTATATATAGgttttaactattcttctatggcTATGAGTGTCAAATATTGCCTATACAATAGCTGGTTCCTTGTCATTGTTTTATTTTCTATGATTTGGCAATGCAGAGATCATAAGAAGCATAGATAAAAAGCAGCTTGAGCTCGTGCTAGATTTTTCAGTAGTACAGAGGAGCACATAACCTTATTAGTTAGTGCCTGCAACCTTGCAGTATTATTCTGCTACTTTTTATGATTAGTTTGTTCAGTCCAAAGTACAAGTCTCTGATCGTTATGCTATTGGTGTGCTATAGCTCTCCTTTTTGATAGCTCATGTGCTATACTGACTATGAAGCGCTTTCGCTCTAAACTGGTGGTGTCAGTTCCTATTTTTCCAATACATGCACTTATCTTGGCCTGCTATAATTCTACGGGCTACTATTTtcttatagaatatattttccaGCTAACTTTTGAAATTGCTCTTGACTGCACCTTTGAGTTATTGAATATAGTTCATCAATTGTACATTTGGCAGCCCTTCCTTCATGCTACAAAAAGGCCACATGGAAGGTCTTGGATGGTTTTTTTACTTACCTACTGCTATCAGCCTAGAAAGCTTCATTGTCATTTTTCAAAAAAGCCACATGGAAGGTATTGGATTTTTTTACTTACCCACTACTACGTTGTAGCGCTTCTTGGCTGGATTGGATGAAAATATTGACAAAATAATGGATCCATACACTAAGGCTGCAACACCTCCAGAAACCATTACAAGCTCTGGTGTTTCTACGCCTGTTTCAGTTACCACATCAACCACCCTTGTGCTGCAAGGAGCACAGCTTTGAGACCTGTGAGGATGTCTGCTGGCTCCCATCAGAAATACAGCAGGCTGCCAAAAAAGGGTGACCCTGAATTTTCATCTCCAATGTCCTTAGAGCAAGTAGTGGAGGTCTTTGAGAATTGGGATGTATATCCTGAGATTGACCAGTGGTGAGATAGTCTTAGGCATTGGTTTTCTTCAGTTGTGATGAACCCACTTGTCCAAAAAATCAAAACAAGCCATACTCAGGTGCACATTTTTGGGATTCCTTTTACACGACCCTATATCCCTACGCCATTTTTATTGGTTATCTTTCTTTTAAGTATCTCTTTCATGTGCACTCAGTTTTAGGTTAAGCAAACAGCAGCCAACGTTGGGGCTTCAGTTACTGTTAGCCAAGTTGGAAGCCATCCGCCAAGCACAACAGCACCAGTTACCTTGTATCCTCTTGGTGGGATAAAAGATTTGCAACCAACTTCGCAGTGGATGAGGATGGGATCCTTATCAATTGCGCTTTGCAGCTTTGTGCTTTAGAACAGTAAATGTTATGCTCTGGATCCTTGAAGTTCTGAATTTGTTATTACACAACCTGGAATAGAACATGTATCGTAGTATTTTATAGTTACAGACTACCTGAAATAGAACATGCATCTTAGTACATGGAAGAAATCAATTTTGAACAGAGGCAAGGTCTGGTTTGGTGTCTTATTTGAGAATACAATTGACATGTCTTGATCTATCTGATATATTTGCTTTATAGGTTGCGCTCTCAACCATAActatcgccctgttcgtttgggctggtttggcttataagccatggctgaaaatactgttggctggtttggtgtgagagaaaaatactgttcgttggctgataagccatgacttataagccaaatacgaccaagcgaacaggctgtatatcaACATCAAGACTTAGTATACTACCTGGAACTAATGCACAAATCAACGAAGGCACTTTGTGATTTGAAATTAGTTTTGCTCATGGATGTACTACATAGGTATGGCATATTTGGAATGACTGTACCATGTTATTGTAAATGTTATATGCTAACTTTTTCATGAGTACCGTGTTATTTACGGTTTGTATTAAGATGCTTTAGGAGAAGAACTCTACTAACGTGGCTATTTGGAGAATATTTGTTTAATATTTAGGTGTGAGAATTTTAATATGTATCCTGCTGAATCTTCTAGCTTGAGTTCTAGAATCTTATGGGAGATGTCATCTTAAGAACAATGTTAAGTAGGTTTGACCACCTTATTCGTGAATGTATTTATTgatgcacgaaagaaatggatatcggagattttttTCCgttgatataaaacattatcttagccacaTCACGAAAAGGTCTATACAacagagtttgtgagcctgcgatgccATActttccgtgactgtgttaatttcacaaactttgtctttggattaaatatcactttaacgttggtatttaattttatagtattgccacagtattgttatcttatcgtgcgatccgtgtgtttttagtataaaagtttaactCTAGGCTGGTGACGTCCATGGAGCTGCGACTGCCGACCGGAATACTGCATCGGAGCGCGCAGTTGCAAAGGCAAGGATTCATAGGTGGGATGCTACTAGGCAAAAGAACttttgtttgttttttcagtGTTCTAACTTCTAATGGGTCTTCTGGGCTTTCCTTTTTTTATAGGATTAATTCCACTTTTGGCCCCTTAACTattgtgttggtctaattttaaccctcaactataaaaccgtctagtaATGGTATCCtaaactgtcaaaaccgttcacttttagcacctgggcggGAGCCAGACTGTTTTGACCGGCGTTGAGCGGttttgacatgtggggcccgcgcgtcacccactcattccctccctctccttcctccagCTCCAGGAGCCGACGTACACCACGCGGGCCTCCACGGCCACCGCGATGGCTATCACGGCGCTGTCGCCCTCCCGCAGCACGCGCTCCATGGTGTACCACGTGTCCCCGTCCCGGCGGCCCTTTTGTTCTTCCCCTGCTTCGTCCCGCGCCGCCACACCTTGACCGTGTCGTCGAAGGCCATGGCGGCGACAGCGTTAACGGCGTCGATGTGGGCGTACACGGACTCGAGGCACTTGGAGTCGGACACCCGCCACACCTTGAAGGTGCGGTCCCAGGAGGCGGAGTAGATGAGCCCCGCCGCGGCATCCAGGCTGAGCGACGACACGGCATCGAAGTGCCGCATCCAGAGGCCGCTGTGGCGCTGCCGCGTCTGCACGTACTGCGACGGGCGGAGGGAGCTCCACAGCACATCCCGGAACCACGGGCAGCGACCCCACGCACACCTTCCTCATCCGCCGCGCTCCGCCACACGCGCACCTTCCCGTCCTGGTGCCCCGTGTAGATGCGGCCGTCGGCGGCCACCACGATGGCCTTCACCAGGCCGCTGCCGGAGCGGAACCCGCCCAACTCACGGCGGTCCCGCCACGCGCGCACGTTCCGCGAGTCCGTGCCCGTGTACAGTAGGTCCCCCGCCGCTGCCAGCGAGTAGATGTGTCCGCCGTCCTCCTTGACGAGCGAGCCGAGGAGCCCCGTCCGTTGCTTGGTCGTCGCATCCTCTACGGCGCCACCGCGGGGGCTGGCGCCGAGACCCGGGAGCTGCATCCACGGGGACGAGGCGTACGGCGACGCCGCAGTGCTCGCGCTCGTGGTGGAACACGACGTGTCGCCGCCGTAGTAGTCGTCGTCCGGCCGCAGGAACTGGAGCAGCTTCTTGTGGTTGCCCGTGGCGCGCGCGCGGTTcagcagctagctagctaatcGTCCGATCGAGTTGCAGGAGTTGGACGGGAGCAGGAATGACGGCACGTCGGCGACGGACATCTCGGGCAGGCCCGGCAGCGTGAACCGCGCGTCCAGGTCGTCCTTGGGCGGGAACTCCACCAAGCCACGCACGACACGGGCCTGCCGGCGCCCGCCTGCCGCCCGAGAAGCCTCGCGAACGCCGACAGGCCGTCCTTGGCGAGTTGTCGCATGAGGTCGTCCAGGTCGGGGCTGGGGTCCTCGTCGTCCATGAACTCGAACCGGACGCGGCCCCGGCCCACCGGCACGCCGTCGCCGCCGGCCGACACGCCCGCGGACGTGGCCAGCTTCGCGCCCACGCTGGAGAGCGAGGAGAAGGTCACCAGGAGGCCcttggccgtggccatggccggctTCCTCTTCCCTGCCacggtggccgtggccgtggccgcttCCTCTCCCATGGATCGGATTCGGATCTCTGCCACGTCTTCGTGGCCAATCCCGCCCGGGAGGaggctcgccggcggcgaggtcCGGCCACGAGTGGCGCATGGCCAGCGCGAGCACCAGTGAGTACGACGGCGTGGAGTGGCTGGACGCGTAGGCGCCGCGCTCCGTGGTGTACGCGTCGGTGGGCAGCGTGGTGCTGCTCAACGTGGAGGAGGTGGGCGAGATGGCGCACGGGCTCGCCTCCATGGGAATGAACTTTGCTGAGctggaggaaggagagggagggaatgAGTGGGTGACGCGCGGGCCCTATATGTCAAAACCGCTCAACGATAGGTCAAAACAGCATTGTCCCCGTCTaagtgctaaaagtgaacggttttgacagttgggaTACCGGTACTAGACAGTATTATAGTTAggggttaaaattagaccaacacaatAGTTGAGAGGCCAAAAGTGGACGTAATCCTTTTTTTTATCATGGTCTTCTGGGCTTTCTAACAATGAAAGTTTTGGTCAGGTAACAGGCCCACCTGGAAGCTGGAATACCCTCCGGCTCTCTGATGCTATCTATGGCTTCTGTCTGCCATTTCGGCTCAGCGTTGTCCTGCACCTGCACCAACAACACTCCACCCGCCATGCTGCGTACGAGGAACGTCGGAAGTCACCAAGGCGTGACACGGTCAAGTCGCGAGGACCATCGCTTTCCGCTGGACGGAACAGGGGACTTGCCCGATCAGCAAGGatagcatcgtcgtcgtcgtcatccacTTCGTTCAATTCCTCTTCATTCACACACCCCAACGCCGGGGGCGTAGGCGCAGGCGCGTAGCCACTGAAATCGAAAGCGAGGAGGACCGAGGAGGATAGGAGGAAAGGGGAAGCGCAATACGAAAAGCAACCTGTGAGTGACGACCATCGTTAACCTCAAAGCAGGCATCAGTGACCACTAGTGAGCGACGCTGGCACCCACAGGTGTCACAACACTAAAGACAGggctgcctttagcccatagatCAGTTAATTAACCGGCAAACTGACGGTCAAGGAACGAAAGCATCCAATCAAGAACATCATCTCTTCTGTACTAGTAATATCAATATATTACATTACATTAGTCGTATAGTGTATGAATTACTAGCTATCAACTGAGGAGTctgttatcaaaaaaaaaaaaaaaaggagccaACCATCAGATTCTGTTAACTCACAACTGAAAGAGAGAACTAATGGCTACCACACAAATCCTTGCTAGCTAAATCATGTTCGTCGCACGCAGAGGTTTACAGATCACATCAACACAGGAATTCGATCGAGGCGTCAGACAAAAAGAAGAGACAAATCAGAACAAGAAGATGCGTGCATGTGGGCTCGACGCGTGGGGCTAAAATATGGTCGTTTAGGAGGGATCGAAGTTGTAGTGCTtgtcgacgccgacgacgacgtcCCAGGTGCAGCTGAGGCCCTTGGGGAAGACGACGAGGTCGCCGGCGCCGAACTCCACGCACTCGCGGGAGCCCTTCACGGCGGCCCTCACCCTGCCCTTCACGAGGTAGCACGTCAGCGCCGCGTCGAACTTGAGCGGGAACCTCCCCGGCGGACAGCCCCATCTTCGCGATGGTGAAGGATCGATCGATCAGATCTCAGAGGCAAAAACTTAGAGGTACAGAACGAACGAACGAACGAACATGTCACATACGTAGTTAAAAGATCAACGAGAGAGAAGGGAAGAAAGCTTTGAATTATTACTTGGGCCAGGACTTGACGCCGAGTTGAAGCAAGCGCGCCTCCGGCGGGTTCTTCTCGACGGTGATGGAGAGACCGGGAGGCCTTGCTGCCTCCATGGTGTCTGGGCTTGTTGAAGCCGTCCCCATGAACAACACCTCTTTGACTACAAAGATATAGTAGTGGTATAGGAGCGGAAGGCCAGTTTGAAGGACCGGAAATAGCGACCAGAggagggtgaatgggagcctcaaatttcttttgaAATCTTCGATCACTGTCCCAATATTAattcccaaaaagcatacacgaaagacttgatgaccacgaccctagagaagggtggatgctcccacagaacacagcgggtcactaCAGAGCAAATGGAACACAGATCGAAGCCTAAACGAGCAAACTCCAAAAAGAagacagcactgctcctgcaaatatcggacacgtccggtattatatcggacacgtccggtattttcggtcACGTCCGGTATcatctcggacacgtccggtattttcagcagcaagctgaccaaaagagaaaaatccaaaaccccatcaaatggtgtccaaaaatcatgaaattttaaccatagctctttagacaccaaggaaaggtctccaccaaatttcagctcaaaactccaaagtgagaaatatcggacacgtcctagatcatatcggacacgtccggtatgaacgagcagtttctcgggaaaaatcaaatcaagccataacttgatcaaatcaactccaaatgacttgaaactttgcacaagggttcacaagcgagtagaaagacaacctctaaaggatcatggcccgaaacaaactctaattccgtgaatcgaaggaattgaagaatccccaaaaaataggtcaagaacttaaattgctcggatctacgatctcgtgaggaattagtggatttccttcggtggaaagcttctacttatgtcattgatcgatccaaggcaacaagaacgaaccaaaaccatcccaaaacgaagaaacgagaggggaaacaagaggggacaaaaggagctcgtgaagaacaccaaaatcacatcaaga
Encoded here:
- the LOC136534983 gene encoding uncharacterized protein isoform X2, which translates into the protein MASAAPAPRTPSCRRSAHPVIPRCLTSLARNLEIATSHRDRAMVQRYPTPRSPPPARRSSLVSITSRSGSSSSKRHTQAEAATPSPHRRLDLGVRCPDPADMRPRRGESQTTEPGYMLSLPASTLFDFTILIWFVSKVPAVMVVAAGVLLPSSCRSVSLKGIKKGRGITTSYYTQKNPTEGTPHENSYRRNTVCTMIGEVAKERNFSKACWRRRLESSVSEMVGEVAKEGNFSKACWRRRLESSVSGCSFTQDFSFSIYSPSFMLQKGHMEGLGWFFYLPTAISLESFIVIFQKSHMEVTTSTTLVLQGAQL
- the LOC136534983 gene encoding uncharacterized protein isoform X1, whose amino-acid sequence is MASAAPAPRTPSCRRSAHPVIPRCLTSLARNLEIATSHRDRAMVQRYPTPRSPPPARRSSLVSITSRSGSSSSKRHTQAEAATPSPHRRLDLGVRCPDPADMRPRRGESQTTEPGYMLSLPASTLFDFTILIWFVSKVPAVMVVAAGVLLPSSCRSVSLKGIKKGRGITTSYYTQKNPTEGTPHENSYRRNTVCTMIGEVAKERNFSKACWRRRLESSVSEMVGEVAKEGNFSKACWRRRLESSVSGCSFTQDFSFSIYSPSFMLQKGHMEGLGWFFYLPTAISLESFIVIFQKSHMEGCALNHNYRPVRLGWFGL
- the LOC136534985 gene encoding uncharacterized protein, with amino-acid sequence MGTASTSPDTMEAARPPGLSITVEKNPPEARLLQLGVKSWPKWGCPPGRFPLKFDAALTCYLVKGRVRAAVKGSRECVEFGAGDLVVFPKGLSCTWDVVVGVDKHYNFDPS
- the LOC136534983 gene encoding uncharacterized protein isoform X3: MVVAAGVLLPSSCRSVSLKGIKKGRGITTSYYTQKNPTEGTPHENSYRRNTVCTMIGEVAKERNFSKACWRRRLESSVSEMVGEVAKEGNFSKACWRRRLESSVSGCSFTQDFSFSIYSPSFMLQKGHMEGLGWFFYLPTAISLESFIVIFQKSHMEGCALNHNYRPVRLGWFGL